The following proteins come from a genomic window of Salinicoccus sp. RF5:
- a CDS encoding DASS family sodium-coupled anion symporter has translation MKSGHKSLTDSVITRQNVILFIAAVMFIGSLIYTGIAPGVSWTAGSALSILLLGLILWAFEPVPFGMTSMIIMVLLVMLQTVNIDVMLSGFSSPAVFLVVAGVMLVQGVGQTPLIQRISYRLVYRLGTSLRGLFIGIFVLIQFLAFFIPTNSVRATLLLPLATRVVDSIGAEETSNYNKLIMVGIAFATNLSAVGVLTGAVSNILAVELLNAYTEYSITYLQWFLYALPLWVILTIIIPFVLLWFYPPEEVDTESLHEEMEAAYREFGKLSEAEWKCIAVLILTVVLWMLESVHGFHPVIPAMLAVVLITLPKVGFVNWKAVVNINFDLILLIGASLSLGYALTESGALDVLTDALLTDTLVQLFSNPWVAMVAVIIISQLYHMVVTNISTAVVTLVPIIITISVEVGLNPVMMTFVTAITLLFGFILAIQSMPNVIIYNEGRIRQKDLVKPGIVITIISAIATILVAFTFWNIFGLWP, from the coding sequence GTGAAAAGCGGTCATAAATCTTTGACGGATTCCGTCATCACCCGACAAAATGTCATATTATTCATAGCGGCTGTCATGTTCATCGGTTCGCTCATCTATACCGGCATTGCTCCAGGCGTCAGCTGGACGGCGGGCAGTGCGCTGTCGATTCTTCTGCTCGGCCTCATACTGTGGGCTTTCGAACCCGTCCCTTTCGGGATGACATCGATGATCATAATGGTCCTGCTCGTCATGCTGCAGACGGTGAACATCGATGTCATGCTCTCCGGCTTCTCCTCGCCTGCAGTCTTCCTCGTGGTTGCAGGTGTCATGCTTGTCCAGGGTGTCGGTCAGACACCGCTGATTCAAAGGATTTCATATAGGCTCGTCTATAGGCTCGGTACATCGCTAAGGGGGCTTTTCATAGGCATATTCGTACTGATACAATTCCTCGCCTTCTTCATCCCGACCAACAGTGTGCGTGCGACGCTTCTGCTGCCATTGGCGACACGGGTGGTCGACAGCATCGGTGCGGAGGAGACGTCGAACTACAATAAGCTGATCATGGTCGGCATCGCCTTCGCCACCAACCTCAGTGCCGTCGGTGTGCTCACAGGTGCCGTCAGCAACATACTTGCCGTCGAACTGCTGAACGCCTATACGGAGTACAGCATCACCTATCTCCAGTGGTTCCTTTATGCCCTGCCGCTATGGGTGATATTGACCATCATCATTCCGTTCGTCCTGCTGTGGTTCTATCCACCGGAAGAGGTGGATACGGAGTCGCTCCATGAGGAGATGGAAGCTGCCTACAGGGAATTCGGGAAGCTGTCCGAGGCCGAATGGAAATGCATCGCTGTGCTGATTCTTACAGTTGTGTTGTGGATGCTCGAATCCGTTCATGGCTTCCATCCGGTCATTCCAGCGATGCTTGCCGTCGTGCTGATCACACTGCCGAAGGTGGGGTTTGTAAATTGGAAGGCTGTCGTCAACATCAATTTCGACCTCATCCTACTGATTGGTGCTTCGTTGTCACTCGGCTATGCCTTGACCGAATCCGGTGCACTGGATGTGCTGACCGATGCCCTGCTCACGGACACGCTGGTCCAGCTGTTCTCGAATCCCTGGGTCGCGATGGTGGCGGTAATCATCATCTCACAGCTCTACCACATGGTCGTCACCAATATATCGACTGCCGTCGTGACGCTGGTGCCGATCATCATCACAATCTCGGTGGAGGTGGGACTCAACCCGGTCATGATGACTTTCGTCACCGCCATCACCCTGCTGTTCGGCTTCATACTGGCCATCCAGTCGATGCCCAATGTCATCATCTATAATGAAGGGCGCATCAGGCAGAAGGACCTTGTGAAGCCAGGCATCGTCATCACTATCATCAGCGCCATTGCCACAATTCTTGTCGCTTTCACGTTCTGGAATATATTCGGCCTATGGCCATAA